Proteins encoded within one genomic window of Humulus lupulus chromosome 1, drHumLupu1.1, whole genome shotgun sequence:
- the LOC133822879 gene encoding uncharacterized protein LOC133822879 — protein MTGHTQSFNVTFVYGRNTLEEKKFLWQGLSQLVRPIHSWMILGDFNAVFTAKDRNGGKPVSQMEIVDSSHWIAMNHLEDLKSTGSFFTWTNNQDGMAQIYSKIDHAFINEEWLDGFPNNSAVFKWETSSDHCSCTISVMPVENLGVKPFRFYNFWTEHVNFKQLVLDSWRQPMKGTGLKTIFLKTMRLKHKLKSFNVDHIGDIGVQFQKAKDQFQDALYHAQHHPRNLVFQDNVKIAAENFRVQEKRYHSFLAQRSKISWLKQGDMNTAFFFACLKKRKEDNRIATFINEQGRVVDNYSEVVFRFMNHFKGIMGSPSSASKGLNSQIVDMGLKLSLDQQLLLLKPFTHKEI, from the coding sequence ATGACAGGTCACACACAGTCTTTTAATGTTACTTTTGTTTATGGTCGCAACACTTTGGAGGAGAAGAAGTTCTTATGGCAGGGTTTATCTCAGCTTGTTCGTCCAATACACTCTTGGATGATTTTAGGCGATTTTAATGCTGTGTTCACTGCAAAGGATAGGAATGGGGGAAAGCCAGTTTCTCAGATGGAAATTGTAGACTCTTCTCATTGGATTGCTATGAACCATTTGGAAGATCTTAAGAGTACTGGATCCTTTTTTACGTGGACTAACAATCAAGATGGAATGGCTCAAATTTATTCCAAGATAGACCATGCTTTTATAAATGAGGAATGGTTAGATGGTTTTCCCAATAATTCAGCTGTGTTTAAATGGGAAACTAGTTCAGATCATTGTTCCTGCACCATATCTGTTATGCCAGTAGAGAATTTGGGTGTTAAACCTTTTCGGTTCTACAATTTTTGGACTGAGCATGTTAATTTTAAGCAGCTGGTATTAGACAGTTGGAGGCAACCGATGAAGGGTACAGGTTTGAAAACTATCTTTTTGAAGACGATGAGGCTAAAGCATAAACTAAAGAGTTTCAACGTGGACCATATTGGAGATATAGGGGTTCAGTTTCAAAAAGCTAAGGACCAATTTCAGGATGCTTtgtatcatgctcaacatcatcCTAGAAACCTTGTATTTCAAGACAATGTGAAGATTGCAGCTGAAAATTTCAGAGTCCAAGAGAAAAGATATCACAGTTTTTTAGCTCAAAGGAGTAAGATAAGTTGGCTGAAACAAGGTGATATGAATACTGCTTTCTTTTTTGCTTGTTTGAAGAAGCGTAAAGAGGATAATAGAATAGCCACTTTCATAAATGAGCAAGGAAGGGTGGTGGATAACTACTCTGAAGTTGTGTTTCGTTTTATGAATCATTTTAAAGGTATAATGGGGAGTCCCAGTTCGGCTTCCAAGGGTTTAAATAGTCAGATTGTAGATATGGGATTAAAACTGTCATTAGACCAGCAACTTCTGTTATTGAAACCGTTCACGCATAAGGAAATTTGA